In the Solanum pennellii chromosome 5, SPENNV200 genome, one interval contains:
- the LOC107019146 gene encoding UDP-glycosyltransferase 74B1-like, with protein MVAKRIQPHVILVPYPSQGHINPLLQFAKRLASKGVKSTIATTKYTINSISSPNISVESISDGFDECGFTQAQNTDVFLKSFRENGSRSLSQIITKYENSRHPISCIVYDSFFPWALDVAKKHEIYGASFFTNSVTVCAVFAHIHHGTLSLPVKMDQNEPILLPHLPCLYPNDVPGFIKEPQSYPAYLAMKMSQFSNLENADWIFDNSFQELEGEIARGVSEFWPAKLIGPMVPSSYLDGRIENDKGYGASLWKPLSEECVNWLKTKPKKSVIYISFGSMVSLAQKQIEEIAYALIGSNMDFLWVVRDIEKCKLPKGFIESTIGKGLIVSWCNQLETLANQAIGCFVTHCGWNSTLEGLSLGVPMVAMPQFSDQMTDAKFIDEIWEIGVRPKLDEMLGIVKREELLFCLKEVMEGEKSYEIRKNATKWRDLAKKTVSEGGSSDKAINEFVESLNLV; from the exons ATGGTAGCCAAAAGAATTCAACCTCATGTTATATTAGTACCATACCCTAGCCAAGGTCACATTAATCCacttcttcaatttgcaaaaCGTTTAGCTTCAAAAGGTGTTAAATCAACAATAGCCACAACTAAATACACTATAAACTCTATTAGTTCACCTAATATCTCTGTTGAATCAATTTCTGATGGATTTGACGAATGTGGTTTCACTCAAGCCCAAAATACAGACGTGTTCCTCAAGTCGTTTAGAGAAAATGGTTCGAGAAGCCTGTCACAGATAATCACAAAATACGAAAATTCAAGACATCCTATAAGTTGCATTGTTTATGATTCATTCTTTCCATGGGCTCTTGATGTTGCAAAAAAACATGAGATATATGGAGCATCTTTTTTTACGAATTCGGTTACGGTATGTGCTGTTTTTGCTCATATTCATCATGGAACGTTATCGTTGCCTGTGAAAATGGACCAAAATGAGCCAATTTTGTTGCCTCATTTGCCTTGTTTGTATCCAAATGATGTTCCTGGATTTATTAAAGAGCCTCAAAGTTACCCTGCTTATTTAGCTATGAAAATGAGTCAATTCTCTAATTTGGAAAATGCGGATTGGatttttgataattcttttcaagAGCTTGAAGGAGAG ATAGCAAGAGGAGTTTCAGAGTTTTGGCCAGCAAAGTTGATAGGACCAATGGTGCCATCATCATATTTAGATGGAAGAATAGAAAATGACAAAGGATATGGAGCAAGTTTATGGAAACCCCTTAGTGAAGAATGTGTCAATTGGCTAAAAACAAAGCCAAAAAAATCAGTAATTTACATTTCATTTGGAAGTATGGTATCACTTGCACAAAAACAAATAGAAGAAATAGCATATGCTTTAATAGGAAGCAACATGGATTTCCTTTGGGTTGTAAGAG ATATTGAAAAATGCAAATTGCCTAAAGGATTCATAGAATCTACAATAGGTAAAGGACTCATTGTGTCATGGTGCAATCAGCTCGAGACGCTAGCGAATCAAGCTATTGGTTGTTTTGTGACTCACTGTGGATGGAACTCGACTCTGGAAGGACTAAGCCTTGGCGTGCCAATGGTGGCTATGCCACAATTTTCGGATCAAATGACGGATGCAAAGTTTATTGATGAGATATGGGAGATTGGTGTGAGACCTAAGTTGGATGAGATGTTAGGGATTGTTAAAAGAGAAGAGTTGTTGTTTTGTTTAAAAGAGGTAATGGAAGGAGAAAAGAGTTATGAGATTAGAAAAAATGCTACAAAATGGAGAGATTTGGCTAAAAAAACAGTTAGTGAAGGAGGTAGCTCAGACAAGGCTATTAATGAGTTTGTGGAGAGTCTAAACTTAGTTTGA